Proteins from a genomic interval of Phyllopteryx taeniolatus isolate TA_2022b chromosome 3, UOR_Ptae_1.2, whole genome shotgun sequence:
- the si:ch211-102c2.8 gene encoding trichohyalin codes for MDQLNHDRRDAEESKSDQHGSSSSAFEPSGPARKPDPCDFLLDAIDAQLGKLQVKQCQQQERDRIDSDSTSRPVAPVPREAATREPDEWTSSKVELESHKEQVMWRLERLLGDTSKQGTMSGDPHPPSESICTEDFMRCFREEMVELALPEGSMQELDRDEEAETASMSDGDQSDQNSQKGVRCEAIPNMTSSKEAASLGFFQYKPEQRQELERCPSETSGDQTSHDVVYSAEVKKEHRNPKHISSPKARCLAVSVDSDLDSVCTDQVRRHLRRRRRPVERPTAVQNKRTCRKAQHGKRDTCRAKSLGADDKDTDEDSNGRWSGRSKLERASETMHSTWERMSERLCSLRRRCGKEEETLRMTKSHLTEVELSLSELQLRRKHAFQDLDRLSAETVHLETEKRQLEVLLKERKAERDSLSCQLQQLKRQKESHLCEVRRLEEELKKKEQLKQLARVEKTDTAMAQLARQAMERQLACAKAELFSEQRRAREKQESMQQMLEETCEELLRVSLAATALRNRCSCLEEPQKQNKEETEVLMCQACELQGKLVDTLEKTLRQKEQRLQELQEQHRSALREARERAHAMMGAALKQQRKDLVSVHDQQIQKLKKDEAKALKKSLEHQKEELRKREEELHAGTLAKVRKGVDGERRKWEAEKMEAVHFHCALLEEQNRRSLETARSDTQREKSNALTLQHQVTALQSEREKTALQLEQAVQRANGETEKIRRRLEEQQISHNEARAEQDQQLGVWAQELVAECEFLHLLMQQNGGQQNSVQLSPSPTIDEALIHLKAQRGPLKHLIGRLHQESVSQRQASEQLHKDKERELRIQRQQMRTEQNQALDCLKERLIQEHIEELSSLKWCRTSGGGLEASLRKQLEAKDMELRQVQRNMTQWKERTAARLACEFEEELTSELERCRTKLIRGRKTSTNEEAALRSEGQRKLSAKHRDCLTYVYAAAPRSPSDVASLKLVHYLQSRVKRLRVENQKWMATGPTLPTLSYQESEKA; via the exons ATGGACCAGCTCAACCATGACAGAAGGGACGCGGAAGAATCCAAATCAG ACCAAcacggcagcagcagcagcgcatTTGAACCGAGTGGACCCGCTCGGAAACCGGACCCCTGCGACTTCCTGCTGGATGCCATTGACGCCCAGTTGGGGAAGCTGCAA GTCAAGCAGTGTCAGCAACAAGAGCGTGACCGCATCGATTCAG ATAGCACAAGCCGCCCCGTGGCTCCTGTGCCACGTGAGGCGGCTACGAGGGAACCGGACGAATGGACGAGTAGCAAAGTGGAGCTGGAGTCTCACAAGGAACAGGTCATGTGGAGACTAGAGAGACTTCTCGGTGACACGTCGAAGCAAGGGACAATGTCAGGTGACCCTCACCCTCCTTCAGAGAGTATCTGCACTGAGGACTTTATGAGGTGCTTTAGAGAGGAGATGGTTGAGCTGGCATTGCCAGAGGGGAGCATGCAAGAGCTCGACAGAGACGAGGAGGCTGAAACGGCATCGATGTCTGACGGAGACCAGAGCGACCAAAACAGCCAGAAGGGTGTCAGATGTGAAGCAATTCCAAATATGACGAGCAGTAAAGAAGCAGCTAGCCTTGGCTTTTTCCAATACAAGCCAGAGCAAAGACAGGAACTAGAAAGATGTCCTTCTGAAACATCTGGAGATCAGACGTCTCATGATG TCGTTTACAGCGCAGAGGTTAAAAAAGAACATCGAAACCCAAAGCACATTTCTTCTCCTAAGGCCAGGTGCTTAGCAG TGTCCGTCGACAGTGACCTCGATTCAGTCTGCACAGATCAAGTCAGGCGGCACCTCCGCAGGCGCAGACGGCCCG TTGAAAGACCCACGGCTGTCCAAAACAAAAGAACTTGCCGTAAAGCCCAACATGGTAAAAGAGATACATGCAg AGCTAAGTCTTTGGGGGCTGACGACAAGGACACAGACGAAGATTCAAATGGACGCTGGAGCGGGCGCTCCAAGCTTGAGAGGGCGTCAGAGACGATGCACTCAACTTGGGAGAGGATGAGCGAGCGCCTCTGCTCCCTCAGACGA AGATgtgggaaggaggaggagaccCTACGCATGACAAAGTCTCATTTAACGGAGGTTGAACTATCCCTTTCTGAACTACAGTTGAGAAGAAAG catgCATTTCAGGATCTAGACCGACTCAGTGCCGAGACTGTGCACCTGGAAACAGAGAAGAGGCAATTGGAGGTTTTACTGAAGGAGAGAAAGGCAGAGAGAGACTCACTAAG TTGCCAGCTGCAACAACTTAAGAGGCAAAAAGAGTCGCACCTCTGTGAAGTCAGACGTTTGGAAGAAGAACTCAAGAAGAAAGAACAGCTCAAGCAGCTGGCCCGTGTGGAGAAG ACGGACACAGCGATGGCACAGCTGGCGAGGCAAGCGATGGAGCGACAGTTGGCTTGTGCCAAAGCTGAACTCTTCTCTGAGCAACGACGGGCAAGAGAGAAGCAGGAATCCATGCAACAA ATGCTGGAGGAAACTTGTGAGGAACTCCTGAGGGTCTCACTGGCAGCAACTGCACTGAGGAACAGATGTTCTTGTCTGGAGGAGCCACAGAAGCAGAACAAGGAGGAGACGGAG GTTCTCATGTGTCAAGCATGTGAGCTGCAGGGAAAACTTgtggacacgctggagaaaaCGTTGCGCCAGAAGGAGCAACGACTGCAAGAGCTACAGGAGCAACACCGCAGTGCACTTCGAGAAGCCAGAGAACGCGCCCACGCAATGATG GGAGCAGCACTGAAGCAGCAGAGGAAAGATTTAGTCTCGGTTCATGATCAGCAAATACAAAAG CTAAAGAAAGATGAAGCAAAGGCACTGAAGAAGTCACTGGAGCACCAGAAGGAGGAGTTGAGGAAACGTGAAGAAGAGCTGCACGCGGGAACATTAGCCAAG GTGCGCAAAGGCGTCGATGGGGAGAGGAGGAAGTGGGAAGCAGAGAAGATGGAAGCTGTGCACTTTCACTGCGCTTTGCTGGAAGAGCAGAACAGGAGGAGTCTGGAAACGGCGAGGAGTGACACGCAACGAGAGAAGAGCAACGCACTTACTCTTCAGCATCAAGTGACGGCGCTGCAAAGT GAGCGTGAGAAGACTGCGCTACAGCTCGAGCAGGCTGTTCAGCGGGCCAATGGAGAAACGGAGAAGATTCGTAGGAGGCTTGAAGAGCAGCAGATCAGCCACAATGAAGCCCGAGCTGAGCAGGACCAGCAGCTCGGGGTCTGGGCTCAGGAGCTGGTGGCTGAGTGTGAGTTTCTACACCTCTTGATGCAGCAGAACGGAGGCCAACAAAATAGTGTGCAGCTCTCGCCCAG CCCTACCATAGATGAGGCTCTTATACACCTGAAAGCGCAAAGAGGCCCCTTGAAACATCTGATTGGCCGTCTGCATCAGGAGTCGGTCTCTCAAAGGCAAGCAAGTGAACAGCTGCACAAAGACAAG GAGCGAGAGTTGAGAATTCAGCGGCAACAGATGAGGACGGAGCAAAACCAAGCTTTGGATTGTCTGAAGGAACGTCTCATTCAA GAGCACATTGAGGAGCTCAGTAGTCTGAAATGGTGTCGTACAAGCGGCGGAGGACTGGAGGCGTCTCTTCGCAAGCAGCTGGAGGCCAAAGACATGGAGCTGAGGCAAGTCCAGAGAAACATGACTCAGTGGAAGGAACGGACCGCCGCTCGTCTGGCCTGCGAGTTTGAGGAGGAGTTGACATCTGAATTGGAAAG GTGCAGAACAAAGTTAATAAGAGGCAG AAAGACATCAACAAATGAAGAGGCGGCGCTGAGGTCAGAGGGTCAGAGAAAGCTGAGCGCAAAG CATCGTGACTGCTTGACCTACGTTTACGCCGCCGCCCCGCGGAGCCCCTCGGACGTGGCCTCGTTGAAACTCGTGCATTACTTGCAGAGCAGAGTCAAGCGACTCCGTGTGGAGAACCAGAAATGGATGGCAACAGGACCTACCCTTCCTACA CTCAGCTATCAAGAGAGCGAGAAAGCGTGA
- the dguok gene encoding deoxyguanosine kinase, mitochondrial isoform X1, whose product MVFLHWRILFSRFSKSKPQAGVAQLWRQCETRDNFIRENTQARHNGSTMAKRMSSSAPASSQDGPKRVSIEGNIAVGKSTFSRLLEATCPGWQVVAEPVSKWQNIDSGTSNGPSPQKTVSNLLDMMYRDPQRWSYTFQTYSCMSRLKTQLQPAPARRLPSRGAPVQVYERSVYSDRYIFALNMYELGCINATEWAVYQDWHSLLVEQFGHRVALEGIIYLNAPPEKCMERLQRRGRPEEENVQLDYLHKLHEQHERWLVEKTTEIHFESLKNIPVLELDASVEFQSDPTAQENFIRQVKDFFKVL is encoded by the exons ATGGTTTTCCTGCACTGGCGCATTCTCTTCAGTCGATTTTCCAAATCCAAACCGCAAGCAGGTGTCGCGCAGCTGTGGCGACAGTGCGAGACCCGCGACAACTTCATCCGGGAAAATACACAAGCAAGACATAACGGAAGTACCATGGCTAAAAGAATGTCGTCAAGTGCACCAGCTTCAAGCCAAGATGGACCGAAGAGAGTTTCTATTGAGGGAAACATCG CTGTTGGGAAGTCAACCTTCTCAAGACTCTTGGAGGCAACTTGTCCGGGCTGGCAAGTGGTTGCAGAACCTGTCAGCAAATGGCAGAACATTGACAGCGGGACCTCAAAT GGGCCATCTCCCCAGAAGACGGTGAGCAACCTGCTGGACATGATGTACCGGGATCCTCAGCGCTGGTCCTACACCTTCCAGACGTACTCCTGCATGAGCCGCCTGAAAACTCAGCTGCAGCCTGCTCCCGCTCGCCGCCTCCCCTCACGGGGAGCGCCGGTGCAGGTTTACGAGCGCTCCGTCTACAGCGACAG ATACATCTTCGCCCTGAACATGTACGAGCTGGGGTGCATCAACGCGACAGAGTGGGCAGTCTACCAGGACTGGCACTCGCTCCTGGTGGAACAGTTTGGACACCGGGTGGCGCTAGAAGGCATCATCTATCTCAATGCACCTCCTGAG AAATGTATGGAGCGCCTGCAGCGGCGAGGGAGGCCCGAGGAGGAGAATGTGCAGCTGGACTATCTCCATAAGTTACACGAGCAGCATGAGAGGTGGCTTGTGGAGAAAACCACTGA GATCCATTTTGAGTCGTTGAAAAACATTCCCGTGTTGGAGCTGGATGCCAGTGTGGAGTTTCAGAGTGACCCAACAGCACAGGAGAACTTCATC
- the ccdc117 gene encoding coiled-coil domain-containing protein 117 isoform X1 — protein sequence MHHLAPTSSQLGFLPSMYTFSGPTSLPELDLGPPSTSGHLPSGTLSNNSWETRCLRKHRRRVDDEGCLAKRRRLTVETELDIPHTTSRSLDWPPPNNSPPLCTQQVSHAPPQPCPAPHNLTPLQSSSSPSRPETENSCMEIEAAQRRLREIENRITLEDDDEDLDVEPAQRRPVLVISDSLKEGLQRGISDILPHTVAQSVSHSCMELVLWRPPEDPFCRRLKGSLQKQRKQQTVLRQPPTPCPSPTPHSAPADTRCPLPNFPVAESCGEEDMEM from the exons ATGCATCACTTGGCGCCCACAAGCAGCCAGCTGGGTTTCCTACCAAGCATGTACACGTTCTCGGGGCCCACAAGCCTGCCTGAATTAGATCTTGGGCCGCCAAGTACTTCTGGCCATCTACCAAGTGGGACGCTGTCAAACAA CAGTTGGGAGACACGATGCCTCAGGAAGCACAGGAGGAGAGTTGATGATGA AGGATGTCTTGCCAAAAGGAGGAGATTAACAGTGGAAACCGAGTTGGACATTCCACACACCACCAGCAGGAGTCTTGACTGGCCCCCTCCAAATAACAGTCCTCCCTTGTGTACACAACAAGTCAGCCATGCTCCTCCGCAGCCATGCCCAGCCCCTCACAATCTGACTCCACTGCAGTCTTCCTCTTCCCCGTCCCGACCTGAGACGGAGAACTCGTGCATGGAGATCGAGGCGGCTCAGAGGAGACTGCGGGAGATTGAAAACAG AATAACGCTGGAGGACGATGATGAGGATCTCGATGTCGAGCCAGCCCAAAGAAGGCCGGTGCTGGTCATCTCAGACAGTTTGAAGGAAGGCCTGCAGAGAGGCATTAGCGACATTCTCCCCCACACAGTAGCCCAATCTGT GAGCCATTCCTGCATGGAGCTGGTGTTGTGGCGGCCACCGGAAGACCCCTTCTGTCGCCGACTCAAAGGCTCCTTACAGAAACAGAGGAAACAACAGACTGTTTTGCGACAGCCCCCCACTCCGTGTCCTTCGCCCACCCCGCACAGCGCACCTGCCGACACACGCTGCCCTCTCCCTAACTTTCCAGTCGCAGAAAGCTGCGGAGAGGAGGACATGGAAATGTAA
- the dguok gene encoding deoxyguanosine kinase, mitochondrial isoform X3 produces MDRREFLLRETSGPSPQKTVSNLLDMMYRDPQRWSYTFQTYSCMSRLKTQLQPAPARRLPSRGAPVQVYERSVYSDRYIFALNMYELGCINATEWAVYQDWHSLLVEQFGHRVALEGIIYLNAPPEKCMERLQRRGRPEEENVQLDYLHKLHEQHERWLVEKTTEIHFESLKNIPVLELDASVEFQSDPTAQENFIRQVKDFFKVL; encoded by the exons ATGGACCGAAGAGAGTTTCTATTGAGGGAAACATCG GGGCCATCTCCCCAGAAGACGGTGAGCAACCTGCTGGACATGATGTACCGGGATCCTCAGCGCTGGTCCTACACCTTCCAGACGTACTCCTGCATGAGCCGCCTGAAAACTCAGCTGCAGCCTGCTCCCGCTCGCCGCCTCCCCTCACGGGGAGCGCCGGTGCAGGTTTACGAGCGCTCCGTCTACAGCGACAG ATACATCTTCGCCCTGAACATGTACGAGCTGGGGTGCATCAACGCGACAGAGTGGGCAGTCTACCAGGACTGGCACTCGCTCCTGGTGGAACAGTTTGGACACCGGGTGGCGCTAGAAGGCATCATCTATCTCAATGCACCTCCTGAG AAATGTATGGAGCGCCTGCAGCGGCGAGGGAGGCCCGAGGAGGAGAATGTGCAGCTGGACTATCTCCATAAGTTACACGAGCAGCATGAGAGGTGGCTTGTGGAGAAAACCACTGA GATCCATTTTGAGTCGTTGAAAAACATTCCCGTGTTGGAGCTGGATGCCAGTGTGGAGTTTCAGAGTGACCCAACAGCACAGGAGAACTTCATC
- the ccdc117 gene encoding coiled-coil domain-containing protein 117 isoform X3 produces MYTFSGPTSLPELDLGPPSTSGHLPSGTLSNNSWETRCLRKHRRRVDDEGCLAKRRRLTVETELDIPHTTSRSLDWPPPNNSPPLCTQQVSHAPPQPCPAPHNLTPLQSSSSPSRPETENSCMEIEAAQRRLREIENRITLEDDDEDLDVEPAQRRPVLVISDSLKEGLQRGISDILPHTVAQSVSHSCMELVLWRPPEDPFCRRLKGSLQKQRKQQTVLRQPPTPCPSPTPHSAPADTRCPLPNFPVAESCGEEDMEM; encoded by the exons ATGTACACGTTCTCGGGGCCCACAAGCCTGCCTGAATTAGATCTTGGGCCGCCAAGTACTTCTGGCCATCTACCAAGTGGGACGCTGTCAAACAA CAGTTGGGAGACACGATGCCTCAGGAAGCACAGGAGGAGAGTTGATGATGA AGGATGTCTTGCCAAAAGGAGGAGATTAACAGTGGAAACCGAGTTGGACATTCCACACACCACCAGCAGGAGTCTTGACTGGCCCCCTCCAAATAACAGTCCTCCCTTGTGTACACAACAAGTCAGCCATGCTCCTCCGCAGCCATGCCCAGCCCCTCACAATCTGACTCCACTGCAGTCTTCCTCTTCCCCGTCCCGACCTGAGACGGAGAACTCGTGCATGGAGATCGAGGCGGCTCAGAGGAGACTGCGGGAGATTGAAAACAG AATAACGCTGGAGGACGATGATGAGGATCTCGATGTCGAGCCAGCCCAAAGAAGGCCGGTGCTGGTCATCTCAGACAGTTTGAAGGAAGGCCTGCAGAGAGGCATTAGCGACATTCTCCCCCACACAGTAGCCCAATCTGT GAGCCATTCCTGCATGGAGCTGGTGTTGTGGCGGCCACCGGAAGACCCCTTCTGTCGCCGACTCAAAGGCTCCTTACAGAAACAGAGGAAACAACAGACTGTTTTGCGACAGCCCCCCACTCCGTGTCCTTCGCCCACCCCGCACAGCGCACCTGCCGACACACGCTGCCCTCTCCCTAACTTTCCAGTCGCAGAAAGCTGCGGAGAGGAGGACATGGAAATGTAA
- the osbp2b gene encoding oxysterol-binding protein 2 isoform X3: protein MINACRDFLDLAETHSRRWQRALQYEREQRTHLEETIEQLAKQHNSLERAWRAAPTLSASAPSAPTGKKEGSERPLKGEASDEDEETEYFDAMEDSPAFITVTATDNTQRRRSQSSLSGASGANSYDWNQDDHMSPSYNDVSGKELQPRRQRRTRVPDKPNYSLNLWSIMKNCIGKELSKIPMPVNFNEPLSMLQRLTEDLEYHELLDKAARCDSSLEQMCLVAAFSVSSYATTVHRTAKPFNPLLGETYELDRLEEFGYRSLCEQVSHHPPAAAHHVISQRGWTLWQEITIASKFRGKYLSIMPLGAIHLQFHSSGNHYVWRKVTSTVHNIIVGKLWIDQSGDIEIVNHRTKETCQLKFSPYSYFSRDVARKVTGVVADNGGQAHYILSGTWDEKIESAKIIQSSRGGSGSEGKQKTIYQTLSPKLLWKKYPLPENAENMYYFSALALTLNEPDNGVCLTDSRLRPDQRLMEDGRWDEANSEKQRLEEKQRAVRRRREAEASDALDEECDNDSGREYEGYRPLWFQRRRDSVTGETNFVYKGGYWEAKERQDWTMCPNIF, encoded by the exons ATGATCAAT GCTTGTCGAGACTTCCTGGACCTCGCCGAGACTCACAGTAGGAGGTGGCAGCGGGCACTGCAATATGAGCGTGAGCAGCGTACCCACCTGGAGGAGACCATCGAGCAGCTAGCCAAGCAGCACAACAGCCTGGAGCGAGCGTGGAGAGCGGCACCGACACTTTCTGCCAGCGCACCCAGCGCCCCGACCGGCAAGAAGG AAGGGAGTGAGAGGCCGCTCAAAGGAGAGGCGAGTGATGAAGATGAGGAGACTGAGTACTTTGACGCCATGGAGGATTCCCCTGCATTTATCACAGTGACTGCAACTGACAACACACAACGCAG GCGATCTCAGAGTAGTTTGAGTGGAGCAAGCGGCGCCAATTCCTACGACTGGAACCAGGACGACCAT ATGTCTCCAAGCTATAACGATGTGTCGGGGAAGGAGCTGCAGCCACGCAGACAACGGCGGACCCGTGTCCCCGACAAGCCGAACTACTCCCTCAATTTGTGGAGCATCATGAAGAACTGCATTGGCAAGGAGCTCTCCAAAATTCCAATGCCC GTGAACTTCAATGAGCCTCTGTCAATGCTGCAGCGCCTCACTGAAGACTTGGAGTATCATGAGCTTCTGGATAAGGCAGCACGCTGTGACTCCTCGCTGGAGCAGATGTGTCTGGTTGCTGCCTTCTCCGTCTCTTCTTACGCCACCACCGTCCACCGGACAGCCAAACCCTTCAACCCGCTCCTGGGGGAGACCTACGAGCTTGATCGCCTGGAGGAGTTTGGCTACCGCTCACTGTGTGAGCAG GTGAGCCATCACCCCCCTGCAGCTGCACATCATGTGATTTCCCAACGAGGCTGGACCTTGTGGCAGGAAATTACAATTGCCAGCAAGTTCCGTGGAAAATACCTCTCCATAATGCCTCTGG GTGCCATTCATCTGCAATTCCACTCCAGCGGCAATCactatgtgtggagaaaagtcACGTCCACAGTGCATAACATCATTGTGGGCAAGCTGTGGATTGACCAG tcAGGGGACATTGAGATAGTGAACCACAGGACCAAAGAGACCTGCCAACTGAAATTCTCTCCCTACAGTTATTTCTCCAGGGATGTTGCTAGGAAG GTGACAGGTGTGGTGGCTGACAACGGTGGCCAGGCTCATTACATCCTGTCTGGTACGTGGGACGAGAAGATCGAGAGTGCCAAAATCATTCAGAGCAGCCGAGGCGGTAGCGGATCAGAGGGCAAGCAGAAGACCATCTACCAGACCTTGTCCCCCAAACTTTTATGGAAGAAGTATCCTCTCCC AGAAAATGCTGAGAACATGTACTACTTCTCAGCGCTGGCGCTGACCCTGAACGAGCCGGACAATGGAGTCTGTCTGACCGACAGCCGTCTGAGGCCAGACCAGAGGCTGATGGAAGATGGTCGATGGGATGAAGCCAACTCTGAGAAACAAAGGTTAGAAGAGAAACAAAGAGCCGTGAGGAGGCGGAGAGAAGCGGAGGCCTCGGATGCCCTGGATGAAG AATGTGATAATGACTCTG GTCGAGAATACGAAGGCTACCGGCCACTGTGGTTTCAGCGAAGGAGAGACTCGGTCACCGGGGAGACAAACTTTGTGTACAAAGGAGGCTACTGGGAGGCCAAGGAGAGACAGGACTGGACCATGTGTCCCAATATATTCTAA
- the dguok gene encoding deoxyguanosine kinase, mitochondrial isoform X2, producing the protein MSGTCRSRKCLNQSKTCKEEGPSPQKTVSNLLDMMYRDPQRWSYTFQTYSCMSRLKTQLQPAPARRLPSRGAPVQVYERSVYSDRYIFALNMYELGCINATEWAVYQDWHSLLVEQFGHRVALEGIIYLNAPPEKCMERLQRRGRPEEENVQLDYLHKLHEQHERWLVEKTTEIHFESLKNIPVLELDASVEFQSDPTAQENFIRQVKDFFKVL; encoded by the exons ATGAGTGGAACATGTCGAAGTCGGAAATGTTTGAATCAGTCAAAAACGTGCAAGGAGGAG GGGCCATCTCCCCAGAAGACGGTGAGCAACCTGCTGGACATGATGTACCGGGATCCTCAGCGCTGGTCCTACACCTTCCAGACGTACTCCTGCATGAGCCGCCTGAAAACTCAGCTGCAGCCTGCTCCCGCTCGCCGCCTCCCCTCACGGGGAGCGCCGGTGCAGGTTTACGAGCGCTCCGTCTACAGCGACAG ATACATCTTCGCCCTGAACATGTACGAGCTGGGGTGCATCAACGCGACAGAGTGGGCAGTCTACCAGGACTGGCACTCGCTCCTGGTGGAACAGTTTGGACACCGGGTGGCGCTAGAAGGCATCATCTATCTCAATGCACCTCCTGAG AAATGTATGGAGCGCCTGCAGCGGCGAGGGAGGCCCGAGGAGGAGAATGTGCAGCTGGACTATCTCCATAAGTTACACGAGCAGCATGAGAGGTGGCTTGTGGAGAAAACCACTGA GATCCATTTTGAGTCGTTGAAAAACATTCCCGTGTTGGAGCTGGATGCCAGTGTGGAGTTTCAGAGTGACCCAACAGCACAGGAGAACTTCATC
- the ccdc117 gene encoding coiled-coil domain-containing protein 117 isoform X2: MHHLAPTSSQLGFLPSMYTFSGPTSLPELDLGPPSTSGHLPSGTLSNNWETRCLRKHRRRVDDEGCLAKRRRLTVETELDIPHTTSRSLDWPPPNNSPPLCTQQVSHAPPQPCPAPHNLTPLQSSSSPSRPETENSCMEIEAAQRRLREIENRITLEDDDEDLDVEPAQRRPVLVISDSLKEGLQRGISDILPHTVAQSVSHSCMELVLWRPPEDPFCRRLKGSLQKQRKQQTVLRQPPTPCPSPTPHSAPADTRCPLPNFPVAESCGEEDMEM; encoded by the exons ATGCATCACTTGGCGCCCACAAGCAGCCAGCTGGGTTTCCTACCAAGCATGTACACGTTCTCGGGGCCCACAAGCCTGCCTGAATTAGATCTTGGGCCGCCAAGTACTTCTGGCCATCTACCAAGTGGGACGCTGTCAAACAA TTGGGAGACACGATGCCTCAGGAAGCACAGGAGGAGAGTTGATGATGA AGGATGTCTTGCCAAAAGGAGGAGATTAACAGTGGAAACCGAGTTGGACATTCCACACACCACCAGCAGGAGTCTTGACTGGCCCCCTCCAAATAACAGTCCTCCCTTGTGTACACAACAAGTCAGCCATGCTCCTCCGCAGCCATGCCCAGCCCCTCACAATCTGACTCCACTGCAGTCTTCCTCTTCCCCGTCCCGACCTGAGACGGAGAACTCGTGCATGGAGATCGAGGCGGCTCAGAGGAGACTGCGGGAGATTGAAAACAG AATAACGCTGGAGGACGATGATGAGGATCTCGATGTCGAGCCAGCCCAAAGAAGGCCGGTGCTGGTCATCTCAGACAGTTTGAAGGAAGGCCTGCAGAGAGGCATTAGCGACATTCTCCCCCACACAGTAGCCCAATCTGT GAGCCATTCCTGCATGGAGCTGGTGTTGTGGCGGCCACCGGAAGACCCCTTCTGTCGCCGACTCAAAGGCTCCTTACAGAAACAGAGGAAACAACAGACTGTTTTGCGACAGCCCCCCACTCCGTGTCCTTCGCCCACCCCGCACAGCGCACCTGCCGACACACGCTGCCCTCTCCCTAACTTTCCAGTCGCAGAAAGCTGCGGAGAGGAGGACATGGAAATGTAA
- the tcn2 gene encoding transcobalamin-2 has translation MYFVFLFGLLELASSLPCDTSGSNHELLLSLNKDLLRSLEEQEGLPNPSVHLALRLSDFHNLLKEAEHLNRLKNDLHNDIQSSLSGNQPVTGRLALYALALKSSCYDLNTISFTVGDNSETLLVHLKKQMEQEKEYFTFSQRPLTNYYQYSLGVLALCVNGIRVNNHVVNKHIKAVENEHFKYGDTESIDTYAMAAMALQCVKNAGCVVKKSGCNIHNGAELDAALSKIKEKLLASQRPDGHIGNEFSTGLAVQALLAMGSPVWECAPSMDAMRRDARGNKYRNPMAISQVLPALQQKSFLTVQSKDCQNEDNTLVVEPTDPVVVLPSKLKVAVTVEVVTSSGTSTVYSLDVPKGSSLLEALKLLKEKNVGFTFEKESSLWGPFLSVVNGERARQSDRRYWHLSSDGTGLTEGISDFKLDVNQKIMVKNTSY, from the exons ATGTATTTCGTCTTTCTTTTCGGGCTGCTGGAGTTGGCCTCCAGTTTACCTTGTG ATACTTCTGGATCCAACCACGAGCTGCTGCTTTCACTAAATAAAGATCTTCTGCGCTCTCTGGAGGAACAGGAAGGACTTCCTAATCCCAGTGTCCACTTGGCATTACGACTGTCAGACTTCCACAACCTTTTAAAAGAGGCGGAACACTTAAATAGACTTAAAAATGATTTACACAATGACATTCAAAG CTCCCTCTCTGGCAACCAGCCTGTGACTGGCCGCTTGGCATTATACGCGCTGGCCTTGAAGTCGTCTTGCTATGACCTCAACACAATCTCCTTCACTGTTGGTGACAATAGTGAGACGTTGCTGGTGCACCTCAAGAAGCAGATGGAACAAGAGAAAGAATACTTTACCT TCAGTCAACGGCCTTTGACCAACTACTACCAGTACTCGCTGGGTGTGCTCGCTCTGTGTGTGAACGGCATCAGGGTCAACAACCACGTCGTCAACAAACACATCAAGGCAGTCGAAAATGAACACTTCAAATATGGAGACACTGAGAGCATTG ATACCTATGCCATGGCTGCAATGGCCCTCCAGTGTGTGAAGAATGCTGGTTGCGTTGTGAAGAAAAGTGGTTGCAATATTCACAATGGTGCCGAGCTTGACGCGGCCCTGAGCAAAATCAAGGAGAAGCTCTTGGCATCGCAACGGCCCGACGGTCATATTGGCAATGAGTTCAGCACTGGCCTTGCCGTACAA GCTTTACTGGCAATGGGCAGCCCGGTGTGGGAGTGTGCCCCTTCAATGGACGCCATGAGGAGAGATGCTAGAGGCAACAAATACCGCAACCCCATGGCCATCTCTCAGGTCCTGCCAGCTCTGCAGCAGAAATCCTTCTTGACAGTCCAAAGCAAGGACTGCCAGAATGAAGACA ACACGCTGGTTGTTGAGCCCACCGACCCTGTGGTCGTTTTGCCCAGTAAGCTCAAAGTGGCCGTGACTGTGGAGGTGGTGACATCCAGTGGGACATCCACTGTGTATTCACTGGATGTGCCCAAGGGAAGCTCTCTGCTGGAGGCCCTCAaactcctcaaagaaaaaaatgttggctTCAC GTTTGAGAAGGAGTCAAGCCTGTGGGGACCATTTTTAAGTGTGGTGAATGGAGAGCGAGCCAGACAGAGCGATCGCAGATATTGGCACCTCTCCTCTGATGGCACTGGGCTCACTGAAG gtATCAGCGATTTCAAACTGGATGTGAATCAAAAGATCATGGTCAAAAACACAAGCTACTAA